One Alkalicoccus halolimnae DNA segment encodes these proteins:
- a CDS encoding YqjF family protein: MIKNKYWLARQTWEDLLFLHWTVDPEILKPFIPAPLELDTFDGKAWVGVVSYSATHNEARKMRSIFSMKPFLELNVRTYVTYKGDSGVFFITLDADSLLAVRGARLIAGLPYFYADMTLNKNDRILYKSMRTHKNEPRAGFQCAYEPVSKPFFSEPGTLEYFLTERYSLWKSRNGKAIKGPIDHEPWDLQSASAEIYKNELLDFLPADSLGEGPIAHYCREKTVFFFRFERP, translated from the coding sequence ATGATCAAAAATAAATACTGGCTTGCCCGGCAGACGTGGGAGGATCTTCTGTTTCTTCACTGGACTGTTGATCCGGAAATCTTAAAACCATTCATTCCCGCCCCACTTGAACTGGATACGTTTGATGGTAAGGCCTGGGTCGGCGTTGTTTCTTATTCCGCTACGCATAACGAAGCACGGAAAATGAGAAGCATTTTTTCCATGAAACCGTTTCTTGAACTTAATGTACGCACCTACGTTACTTACAAGGGAGATTCAGGGGTCTTTTTCATAACGCTCGATGCCGATTCTCTTCTTGCGGTACGCGGAGCTCGTCTTATAGCAGGACTCCCCTACTTTTATGCCGACATGACGCTCAACAAAAACGACCGTATTTTATACAAAAGCATGCGCACTCATAAAAACGAGCCCCGTGCCGGATTTCAATGCGCCTACGAACCAGTTTCAAAACCTTTCTTTTCCGAGCCCGGTACGCTTGAATATTTTTTGACAGAGAGGTACAGCCTCTGGAAATCCAGGAACGGAAAAGCGATAAAAGGACCGATCGATCACGAACCGTGGGATCTGCAGTCAGCATCAGCAGAAATTTATAAAAACGAACTGCTCGACTTTTTACCGGCTGATTCACTCGGCGAAGGCCCCATAGCTCACTACTGCAGGGAAAAAACAGTTTTTTTCTTTCGGTTTGAACGCCCATGA
- a CDS encoding alpha/beta fold hydrolase — protein MPYFTSKGFSLYYETIGEGPPLVFLPPPALGVSAFIQQKESLKKDFQVITFDPLGTGRSSSGAEKNYSIEEWTDDLLALADHLKLDKIIPCGYSLGGLPAQLFALNYPQRTKALILTCTFPEVSTKLLAGKIKSGEWTMFEDLRGLLSRVLAITHTKRKDNQKALQKSIYSSSSEIVKNMYRSGRRFSVTGRLPEITCPVTYIYGKFDPLVRPYVKFYRMLVPDLQIVKIAGGLHQLPTRNTDELNAIIRSHYRERSAGNDQK, from the coding sequence GTGCCTTATTTTACCTCAAAGGGGTTTTCGCTCTATTACGAAACAATTGGAGAAGGTCCGCCGCTTGTTTTCCTCCCCCCTCCCGCTCTGGGCGTCTCCGCCTTTATACAACAGAAAGAAAGCCTGAAAAAAGATTTTCAGGTTATCACATTCGATCCGCTCGGCACCGGCCGGAGCAGCAGCGGGGCTGAGAAGAATTATTCGATTGAAGAATGGACGGACGATCTTCTGGCTCTTGCCGATCATCTTAAACTCGATAAAATTATTCCATGCGGGTACTCCCTTGGTGGTTTGCCGGCTCAGCTGTTTGCGCTGAATTATCCCCAACGAACAAAAGCTCTCATATTGACTTGCACTTTCCCTGAAGTGAGTACCAAACTTCTTGCAGGAAAAATAAAGTCCGGAGAATGGACAATGTTTGAAGACCTCCGAGGACTGCTTTCCCGGGTTTTGGCCATAACGCACACAAAACGTAAAGATAATCAGAAAGCCCTGCAAAAGTCGATCTACTCTTCCAGCTCTGAGATTGTTAAAAATATGTACCGCAGCGGCAGGCGGTTTTCTGTAACTGGAAGACTTCCGGAAATCACCTGTCCAGTCACTTACATTTACGGCAAATTTGACCCACTCGTGCGCCCCTACGTAAAGTTTTACAGAATGCTTGTTCCGGACCTTCAAATCGTAAAAATTGCCGGAGGTCTCCATCAGCTGCCGACGCGCAATACCGATGAATTAAATGCGATAATCAGAAGTCATTATCGGGAAAGGAGCGCTGGGAATGATCAAAAATAA
- a CDS encoding YqjF family protein, whose product MSNKSSKWLAHQKWENVLFMHWPVSPEELRPHVPEELEIDTFDGKAWISLLVYLSRDSSAKRLGQTFTAKPFTQINVRTYVKYSDDAGVYFFSVDADHFTAVKAAKKFVHLPYYYAEIDYKVEGETVNVSSERAEKQEAPLQFSGRYTPVSPAQRPPSNSLSYWLTARNGLWKVRSKKVYCASIEFVPWELQEADVHIDTNQLLDYLPVNVDDDALVHYAGATNVYFYPFEKM is encoded by the coding sequence ATGTCAAACAAATCCTCAAAGTGGCTGGCGCACCAAAAATGGGAGAATGTCCTGTTTATGCACTGGCCTGTAAGCCCGGAAGAATTAAGACCCCACGTCCCTGAAGAACTGGAAATTGATACATTTGACGGAAAAGCATGGATCTCTTTACTCGTTTACCTGAGCAGGGACAGCAGTGCTAAAAGGCTGGGCCAGACCTTTACTGCCAAACCCTTTACACAGATCAATGTACGTACCTATGTGAAATACAGTGATGATGCTGGAGTTTACTTTTTTTCCGTGGACGCTGATCATTTTACAGCAGTTAAAGCAGCTAAAAAATTCGTCCACCTTCCCTACTATTATGCGGAGATTGATTATAAAGTAGAAGGGGAAACTGTCAATGTTTCCAGTGAAAGAGCGGAAAAGCAGGAAGCTCCGCTGCAGTTTTCCGGCAGATATACACCAGTCTCTCCCGCACAGCGCCCTCCTTCCAATTCTTTGTCCTACTGGCTGACTGCCAGGAATGGGCTCTGGAAAGTCCGCAGTAAAAAAGTTTACTGTGCTTCCATTGAATTTGTGCCTTGGGAGCTGCAGGAAGCAGATGTGCATATCGATACTAATCAGCTCCTCGATTATCTCCCGGTCAACGTAGATGATGATGCTCTTGTTCATTACGCTGGAGCTACAAACGTGTATTTTTACCCTTTCGAAAAAATGTAG
- a CDS encoding long-chain fatty acid--CoA ligase, with protein sequence MMKGDLLISSMLERAERFFPKKEVVSRTSSGTQRFTYKEVGKRTRQLASRLEQYGLQRGAKVGTLAWNHHRHLELYFAVPGIGSVVHTINIRLSPEHVIYIINHAEDELLFVDEDVFPLVEAVYDQLKTVKAVIVMTDNELPDTKIESVFSYEEWIKSGDEKFEFPKDIDETEPAGMCFTSATTGNPKGVVYTHRSTVLHSMSLSLADSAALSESDSIMPVVPMFHVNAWGIPYASTWMGSTQVLPGPRFTPEVLAGMIEKEKVTVTAGVPTIWLALLKELEENSYQTDSLRAVICGGSAAPAGMIKTFEEKYNVPFLHAYGMTETSPLATVSRLKSYQENLSKEEKLDIRSKQGLLIPGLEMKVVGGDGEIAWDGEEMGELLLRGPWIADDYYKDERSEDAFIDGWLHTGDVCTVDEEGVIKIVDRTKDLIKSGGEWISSVDLENALMAHENVFESSVVSIPDPEWQERPVAVVVLKDPAVSTSKQELIDFLRPSFAKWWLPDDIIFMEEIPKTSVGKFLKRALRDQVKEHYEQAK encoded by the coding sequence ATGATGAAGGGTGATTTATTAATTTCCTCCATGCTCGAACGGGCGGAGCGGTTTTTTCCAAAAAAAGAAGTCGTTTCCCGAACTTCTTCTGGTACTCAAAGGTTCACGTATAAAGAAGTAGGGAAACGGACGAGACAACTGGCCAGCCGTCTCGAGCAGTATGGGCTGCAGCGGGGAGCGAAAGTCGGAACTCTCGCATGGAATCACCACCGGCATCTGGAGCTGTATTTTGCTGTACCGGGAATCGGTTCGGTCGTTCATACAATAAATATCCGTCTGTCCCCGGAACACGTTATTTATATTATCAACCATGCAGAAGATGAACTGCTGTTTGTGGACGAAGACGTATTCCCGCTTGTGGAAGCTGTCTACGATCAATTGAAAACCGTCAAGGCTGTTATCGTCATGACTGATAATGAACTTCCTGACACTAAAATTGAAAGCGTTTTCTCTTACGAAGAGTGGATAAAGAGCGGAGACGAAAAGTTTGAATTCCCAAAAGATATTGATGAAACAGAACCTGCGGGGATGTGCTTTACGTCGGCAACTACAGGAAATCCTAAAGGGGTTGTTTATACACACCGGTCGACGGTTCTGCACAGCATGAGTCTATCTTTGGCCGACTCTGCCGCACTGTCTGAATCGGACAGCATAATGCCGGTAGTCCCGATGTTCCACGTGAATGCATGGGGGATTCCTTATGCCTCTACATGGATGGGATCAACGCAGGTGCTTCCTGGTCCACGCTTTACCCCTGAGGTACTTGCCGGGATGATTGAAAAAGAGAAAGTGACGGTTACGGCCGGCGTGCCGACTATCTGGCTGGCTCTTTTAAAAGAGCTGGAAGAAAACAGTTACCAGACAGATTCCCTGCGCGCAGTGATCTGCGGGGGCTCAGCTGCTCCAGCAGGTATGATTAAAACATTTGAAGAAAAATACAACGTACCTTTTCTGCATGCGTACGGGATGACAGAAACAAGCCCGCTTGCCACGGTCTCCCGCTTAAAGAGTTATCAGGAGAATCTTTCCAAAGAAGAAAAGCTGGACATTCGCTCCAAACAGGGACTTCTTATTCCTGGACTGGAAATGAAAGTCGTTGGAGGAGATGGGGAAATTGCCTGGGATGGCGAAGAAATGGGAGAGCTGCTGCTGCGTGGTCCATGGATAGCTGATGATTATTATAAAGATGAACGCAGTGAAGATGCGTTTATAGACGGATGGCTTCATACGGGAGATGTCTGTACCGTAGATGAAGAAGGAGTCATTAAAATTGTCGACCGCACGAAAGATCTGATTAAAAGCGGCGGCGAATGGATTTCGTCTGTAGACCTGGAAAATGCGCTGATGGCGCACGAAAACGTGTTTGAGTCGTCGGTTGTTTCCATTCCTGATCCGGAATGGCAGGAACGTCCTGTCGCAGTAGTGGTACTAAAAGATCCTGCTGTATCCACTTCCAAACAGGAACTGATTGACTTTCTCCGCCCGAGCTTTGCCAAGTGGTGGCTGCCGGACGATATAATTTTCATGGAGGAGATTCCGAAAACGTCTGTCGGAAAATTCCTCAAGCGCGCCCTTCGTGACCAGGTAAAGGAACATTACGAACAGGCGAAGTAA